In Cyprinus carpio isolate SPL01 chromosome B7, ASM1834038v1, whole genome shotgun sequence, a genomic segment contains:
- the ap1s1 gene encoding AP-1 complex subunit sigma-1A: MMRFMLLFSRQGKLRLQKWYTATAERDKKKMVRELMQVVLARKPKMCSFLEWRDLKIVYKRYASLYFCCAVEEQDNELITLEVIHRFVELLDKYFGSVCELDIIFNFEKAYFILDEFLMGGEIQDTSKKSVLKAIEQADLLQEEDESPRSVLEEMGLA; encoded by the exons ATG ATGCGCTTTATGCTTCTGTTCAGCCGGCAGGGGAAGCTGCGTCTCCAGAAATGGTACACGGCTACGGCTGAGCGTGACAAGAAAAAGATGGTCAGAGAGCTCATGCAGGTGGTGCTGGCCAGAAAACCTAAAATGTGCAGCTTCCTGGAATGGAGAGATCTAAAGATAGTCTACAAGAG gTATGCCAGTCTATATTTCTGCTGTGCGGTGGAGGAGCAGGACAATGAGCTGATTACCCTGGAGGTCATCCATCGCTTTGTGGAGCTGCTGGATAAGTACTTTGGCAGT GTTTGTGAGCTTGACATAATTTTTAACTTTGAGAAAGCTTACTTTATCCTGGACGAGTTTCTTATGGGGGGAGAAATTCAGGACACATCCAAGAAGAGCGTGCTCAAGGCCATCGAACAGGCCGACCTTCTGCAAGag GAGGATGAGTCACCCAGGAGCGTCCTAGAGGAGATGGGGCTGGCCTAA
- the vgf gene encoding neurosecretory protein VGF has translation MIWCRQTSNVPFIFLFMLFNLTVSPAIFSPVTADRNTVSDNYAASSSAQQQAQYTQPAEEQGTQHEKNDEGDELFKDVDPRTLAAVLLEALNQPQKERMSERENGGAEVEKEKDLQGSDRDRDGHKELELVMAAAAAQGEDEKEREEEEEKKRAEEEERLTEKVTSRTTSQTVPLKEQVVQQEGATKEEVIKEEVRQEPERGELAEEEEQLSPEEVKNPETMLEEFQSYSTATKRERDTSIGQRGSRGEYFDYLDRNGLMNNEIKSKAKGNDLALSKKKLKWQLDQEKNKIQPLQRGGNFMDDFSNNLADPEEEDEEDQEDEEQLTPEEEETRAKAEQEEVRRQAAEAQRAKAEEEKLADIASDMLLKYIVKQDKKKYQDNNGAEDKRSDEEDTSDDDDDIDPQTIDKLIEISSKLHLPADDVVDIINDVEKKKKKDASENLPWQRPLVPPPAPVAPSTLLRKPPPSKPPQPNTNPIKAWFKDRASVKPSKQDIWTRQQWPFRNYPSYSFYQKPYRGYYPIYVQPPKPKSRYYPKPSFSLNDVLGNSRDYDFDYSSRRKSRPWAQSRQRVQPAFQRNFYFPHPRTFKAVPMPKPRSPPRRWPSFYYPARAPVVTREDDYYSPLRQPPQDSEEELENFIERVFMKHPRMFQ, from the coding sequence ATGATCTGGTGCCGACAAACTTCAAATGTCCCCTTCATTTTCCTGTTCATGTTATTTAATCTCACAGTCAGTCCTGCAATCTTCAGTCCAGTGACAGCAGATAGAAACACAGTAAGTGATAACTATGCAGCATCCTCCTCTGCTCAGCAACAGGCTCAATATACTCAACCAGCTGAGGAACAGGGCACCCAACATGAGAAAAATGATGAAGGTGATGAGCTTTTCAAAGATGTGGATCCTAGAACCCTAGCAGCGGTCCTTCTCGAAGCCCTCAACCAGCCCCAGAAGGAAAGGATGAGTGAACGAGAAAACGGGGGAGCGGAAGTTGAAAAGGAGAAGGATCTCCAGGgctcagacagagacagagatggtCACAAAGAGCTAGAGCTGGTCATGGCAGCTGCTGCAGCGCAAGGAGaagatgagaaagaaagagaggaggaagaggagaaaaaaagggcTGAGGAGGAGGAACGGCTAACGGAGAAAGTGACAAGCCGCACCACTAGTCAGACGGTACCATTAAAAGAGCAGGTGGTCCAACAGGAGGGGGCCACAAAAGAGGAGGTGATCAAGGAGGAGGTGAGGCAGGAGCCAGAGAGAGGAGAACTGGCAGAGGAGGAAGAGCAGCTGAGTCCAGAGGAAGTGAAGAATCCGGAGACTATGCTAGAGGAATTCCAGAGCTACAGCACAGCCACTAAGAGAGAGCGTGACACATCCATAGGCCAAAGGGGGAGCCGTGGAGAGTATTTTGATTACCTAGACCGTAATGGCCTCATGAATAATGAGATCAAGTCTAAAGCTAAAGGCAATGACCTAGCACTGTCCAAGAAGAAGCTAAAGTGGCAGCTCGATCAAGAGAAGAACAAAATTCAGCCCTTGCAAAGAGGAGGCAACTTCATGGATGACTTTTCCAACAACCTTGCTGACCCAGAGGAAGAAGATGAGGAAGATCAAGAGGACGAAGAACAGCTGACCCCCGAAGAAGAGGAAACTCGGGCCAAAGCAGAGCAAGAGGAGGTACGCAGACAGGCAGCAGAGGCACAAAGAGCCAAAGCAGAGGAAGAAAAGCTAGCAGACATTGCATCGGACATGCTCCTGAAATACATTGTGAAGCAGGACAAGAAAAAGTACCAAGACAACAATGGAGCAGAAGATAAGCGCTCTGATGAGGAGGACACTAGTGACGACGATGATGACATTGACCCACAGACCATCGATAAGTTGATTGAGATCTCCAGCAAGCTGCATCTTCCAGCTGATGATGTGGTGGACATCATTAACGATgtggagaaaaagaagaaaaaagatgcttCTGAAAATCTCCCATGGCAACGTCCTCTCGTGCCGCCTCCAGCCCCCGTTGCACCTTCTACACTGTTACGTAAACCTCCTCCCTCAAAGCCTCCTCAACCGAACACAAACCCAATAAAAGCCTGGTTCAAAGACAGGGCCTCGGTCAAGCCCAGCAAGCAAGACATTTGGACGAGGCAGCAGTGGCCCTTTCGTAACTACCCTTCCTACAGTTTCTATCAAAAACCCTACCGGGGATATTACCCCATCTACGTCCAGCCTCCAAAACCGAAATCCCGCTACTATCCCAAGCCCTCTTTCTCCCTCAATGATGTCTTGGGAAACTCTCGGGACTATGACTTTGATTACTCCTCCAGACGGAAGTCCCGTCCCTGGGCACAGTCTCGCCAAAGAGTCCAACCAGCTTTCCAGCGAAACTTCTACTTCCCTCACCCTCGGACTTTCAAAGCCGTACCCATGCCTAAACCCCGGTCACCTCCGCGTCGTTGGCCATCCTTTTATTACCCAGCCCGAGCTCCTGTAGTCACCAGGGAAGATGATTACTACAGTCCGCTGAGGCAGCCGCCACAGGACAGCGAAGAGGAGCTGGAGAACTTTATTGAGAGAGTCTTTATGAAACATCCCAGGATGTTTCAGTGA
- the serpine1 gene encoding plasminogen activator inhibitor 1: protein MQSLNVLLILTLCGSGLGNIMQEKQTDFGLQVFTEVVQSAPDRNLVLSPYGISSVLGMVQLGAYGSTLQMLTSKMGYSLQARGMPKLQRLLQRDLASEDGVEVASGVMVDRKIILEKVFRRSLSKAFQSVPHQIDFSQPEMARQVINSWTSDHTGGMISDFLPSGVLSELTRLVLLNALHFHGVWKTPFDPKLTREQLFHRANGSAVSVPMMTLTSKFNCGEFVTEDGVDYDVIEVPYEGESLSMLLVLPFERDVPLLALNKELRSSTIHQWRKEMRKINKQLAIPRFSMDTETDLKSTLSKMGLEDIFSQSKADFSRITTEEPLCVSKVLQRVKLEVNEEGTKGSSATAAVIYSRMAIEEITLDRPFYFLIQHKPTGALLFSGQVNQPQEY, encoded by the exons ATGCAGAGCCTGAATGTGCTGCTGATCTTGACCCTTTGCGGGTCAGGCTTGGGCAACATTATGCAGGAAAAACAGACAGATTTTGGGCTGCAGGTTTTCACTGAAGTAGTCCAATCTGCTCCGGACAGAAATCTGGTTCTTTCTCCCTATGGCATCTCTTCAGTGCTGGGCATGGTCCAACTGGGTGCCTATGGCAGCACTCTTCAAATGCTTACCTCCAAGATGGGCTACTCACTTCAAG CACGAGGAATGCCAAAGCTACAGAGGCTTCTTCAGAGAGATCTGGCCAGTGAAGACGGGGTAGAAGTGGCCAGCGGTGTCATGGTTGACCGGAAAATAATCCTGGAAAAGGTATTTAGGCGCAGCTTGTCCAAAGCCTTCCAGAGCGTCCCACACCAAATAGACTTCAGCCAACCAGAGATGGCCCGGCAGGTGATCAACTCCTGGACATCTGACCACACTGGTG gaatgatTTCTGACTTCCTCCCATCTGGGGTGTTGAGTGAACTGACACGCTTGGTCCTGTTGAATGCTCTCCACTTCCATGGGGTCTGGAAGACACCTTTTGACCCTAAACTTACTAGGGAACAGCTATTTCACAGAGCCAACGGCAGTGCTGTATCTGTTCCTATGATGACTTTGACTTCAAAATTCAACTGTG GTGAGTTTGTGACTGAAGACGGTGTGGACTATGATGTCATCGAGGTGCCTTATGAGGGGGAGTCGCTGAGTATGCTTCTGGTGTTACCATTTGAGAGGGATGTGCCTCTGTTGGCCCTGAACAAAGAGCTGAGAAGCAGCACGATTCACCAGTGGAGAAAAGAGATGAGAAAGATTAACAAACAACTTGCTATTCCAAG GTTCTCCATGGATACAGAAACTGATCTGAAGTCCACACTGAGTAAGATGGGTCTTGAGGACATTTTCAGCCAGAGCAAAGCAGATTTCTCTCGCATTACCA CTGAGGAACCTTTATGTGTATCCAAGGTCCTTCAGAGGGTAAAACTTGAGGTGAATGAAGAAGGAACCAAAGGCTCATCTGCCACAG CGGCTGTCATCTACTCTCGCATGGCTATAGAGGAGATCACACTGGACAGACCCTTCTATTTCCTCATTCAACACAAACCAACTG GTGCCTTGTTGTTCAGCGGTCAAGTGAACCAGCCTCAGGAATACTAA